One genomic region from Knoellia sp. p5-6-4 encodes:
- a CDS encoding DUF2231 domain-containing protein, whose translation MFDTVFGLPVHALVVHGVVVLLPLMTVVTTVWAFLPRVSRVVGWAVVVANAGTAALTFVAKESGQALQQRMGGQVAQEHAEVADVLPFFALALLFASVLVQALRTRDVAVPERLPAVLTLVVAAAALYWAVRTGHSGSEAVWSGIVQQTGG comes from the coding sequence GTGTTCGACACGGTCTTCGGTCTGCCGGTGCACGCGCTCGTCGTGCACGGTGTCGTGGTGCTGCTGCCGTTGATGACGGTGGTGACGACGGTGTGGGCGTTCCTGCCGCGGGTGAGCCGGGTCGTCGGCTGGGCCGTGGTCGTCGCCAACGCGGGGACGGCAGCCCTGACCTTCGTGGCCAAGGAGAGCGGCCAGGCGCTGCAGCAGCGGATGGGCGGGCAGGTCGCGCAGGAGCACGCGGAGGTCGCCGACGTCCTGCCCTTCTTCGCCCTGGCCCTGCTCTTCGCGTCCGTGCTCGTGCAGGCCCTGCGCACGCGGGACGTCGCGGTGCCGGAGCGGCTTCCTGCGGTGCTGACCCTGGTCGTCGCGGCCGCGGCGCTCTACTGGGCGGTCCGCACCGGTCATTCCGGCAGCGAGGCTGTCTGGAGCGGCATCGTGCAGCAGACCGGGGGCTAG